In one window of Brachyhypopomus gauderio isolate BG-103 chromosome 16, BGAUD_0.2, whole genome shotgun sequence DNA:
- the diabloa gene encoding diablo, IAP-binding mitochondrial protein a isoform X2 — MQAFRHCGLCVSRGLFLSRTDFLLSEGNMAAIRRVAVCLNLFRGTASAFCNRKSAVQLLRVPEVTRTDVVSFSVGSGLCAVPFTQVENLSHESLIRRASCLITDSANTYLSQTTLALLDALTLYTKALHTLIALQKRYLNSIGKLTPAEEDSIWQVIIGQRAEVGDRLDACKRFESNFLNAISICELSADAAYSSGAEHSSIALKTSLQVAQSKVEEMRRLQTAAEKSLAETKADEIQRMAEYASSIKLNDLEDVPEAYLRED, encoded by the exons ATGCAAGCTTTCAGACATTgcggtttgtgtgtgtctagggGCCTTTTTCTGAGCCGGACCGACTTCCTCCTCTCCGAAGGGAACATGGCAGCGATTCGTCGCGTAGCTGTATGCTTAAATTTATTCAG GGGCACAGCCAGTGCGTTCTGCAACAGAAAGTCCGCGGTCCAACTTCTTCGTGTCCCCGAAGTTACACGCACAGACGTGGTGTCTTTCAGCGTCGGCAGTGGACTGTGTGCTGTCCCTTTTACTCAG GTGGAAAACCTCTCACACGAGTCTCTCATTCGCCGAGCGTCCTGCTTGATCACAGACAGCGCCAACACGTACCTTTCCCAGACTACACTGGCGCTCCTGGACGCCCTTACACTGTACACAAaa gctctACATACCCTCATTGCTCTTCAGAAACGCTATTTGAACTCGATTGGAAAACTAACGCCTGCTGAAGAAGATAGCATTTGGCAAGTGATCATCGGTCAGCGAGCAGAG GTTGGCGATCGGCTGGATGCATGCAAACGCTTTGAGTCGAACTTTCTGAATGCCATTAGCATCTGTGAGCTGTCTGCAGACGCTGCCTACAGTTCAG GAGCTGAACACTCGTCCATTGCATTAAAGACCAGCCTGCAGGTCGCTCAGTCCAAGGTGGAGGAGATGCGAAGACTCCAGACGGCTGCTGAGAAGAGTCTGGCTGAGACTAAAGCAGACGAGATCCAGAGAATGGCCGAGTATGCATCCAGCATCAAGCTGAACGACCTGGAGGACGTTCCTGAGGCCTACCTCCGTGAAGATTGA
- the diabloa gene encoding diablo, IAP-binding mitochondrial protein a isoform X1: MQAFRHCGLCVSRGLFLSRTDFLLSEGNMAAIRRVAVCLNLFRGTASAFCNRKSAVQLLRVPEVTRTDVVSFSVGSGLCAVPFTQQVENLSHESLIRRASCLITDSANTYLSQTTLALLDALTLYTKALHTLIALQKRYLNSIGKLTPAEEDSIWQVIIGQRAEVGDRLDACKRFESNFLNAISICELSADAAYSSGAEHSSIALKTSLQVAQSKVEEMRRLQTAAEKSLAETKADEIQRMAEYASSIKLNDLEDVPEAYLRED; this comes from the exons ATGCAAGCTTTCAGACATTgcggtttgtgtgtgtctagggGCCTTTTTCTGAGCCGGACCGACTTCCTCCTCTCCGAAGGGAACATGGCAGCGATTCGTCGCGTAGCTGTATGCTTAAATTTATTCAG GGGCACAGCCAGTGCGTTCTGCAACAGAAAGTCCGCGGTCCAACTTCTTCGTGTCCCCGAAGTTACACGCACAGACGTGGTGTCTTTCAGCGTCGGCAGTGGACTGTGTGCTGTCCCTTTTACTCAG CAGGTGGAAAACCTCTCACACGAGTCTCTCATTCGCCGAGCGTCCTGCTTGATCACAGACAGCGCCAACACGTACCTTTCCCAGACTACACTGGCGCTCCTGGACGCCCTTACACTGTACACAAaa gctctACATACCCTCATTGCTCTTCAGAAACGCTATTTGAACTCGATTGGAAAACTAACGCCTGCTGAAGAAGATAGCATTTGGCAAGTGATCATCGGTCAGCGAGCAGAG GTTGGCGATCGGCTGGATGCATGCAAACGCTTTGAGTCGAACTTTCTGAATGCCATTAGCATCTGTGAGCTGTCTGCAGACGCTGCCTACAGTTCAG GAGCTGAACACTCGTCCATTGCATTAAAGACCAGCCTGCAGGTCGCTCAGTCCAAGGTGGAGGAGATGCGAAGACTCCAGACGGCTGCTGAGAAGAGTCTGGCTGAGACTAAAGCAGACGAGATCCAGAGAATGGCCGAGTATGCATCCAGCATCAAGCTGAACGACCTGGAGGACGTTCCTGAGGCCTACCTCCGTGAAGATTGA